A window of the Limanda limanda chromosome 8, fLimLim1.1, whole genome shotgun sequence genome harbors these coding sequences:
- the LOC133008635 gene encoding tripartite motif-containing protein 16-like: MAQEGVNHSDRERFCCLIFLDLLEDPVATVCGHSCCKSCINTHWDKEEERGSYSCPQCRQTFTPRPILEKNTMLAVSLEELKKTGLQTAPADHCYAGPEDVACDVCTGRKRKSLKSCLNCLASYCEKHLQHHLQSPPLKKHNLVEPSEKLQENICSCHDEVKKMFCRTDQQCICYLCSVEEHKDHDTVSAAAERTERQRELGLRRQTIQQRVQDAEKDMKLLQQKEAFNGSADKAVEDSEEIFTEMIRLLEKRSSDVEQQIRSQQETEVSRVRELHERLEQEITELKRKVHELKQLSDTEDHNQFLHNYPSLSPLSESTHSSSIRICPLRNFEEVTAAVSQVRGRLQDILSETETEISQIVSQVDVLLREPEPETRADFLKYSQKNTLDPNTANRLLLLSEGKRKVKRMSKQQYYSDHPDRFTVWSQVLSRESLTGRCYWEVEVGVKGAVYVAVTYKNIRRAGNSDECRFGFNDKSWSLCCYGNLYSFNYNSISIPVPGLWSSRVGVYLDHRAGVLSFYSVSDTMTLLRRVQTTFTQPLYAGVRLHCSGSRAEFCKLK, encoded by the exons ATGGCACAGGAAGGAGTGAATCACTCG gacagagaaagattctgctgtttgaTCTTTCTGGATCTACTGGAGGATCCGGTGGCTACTGTCTGCGGACACAGCtgctgtaagagctgtattaacacccactgggacaaagaggaggagagaggaagctacagctgtcctcagtgtagacagaccttcacaccgaggcctatcctggagaaaaacaccatgttagctgtttcactggaggagctgaagaagactggactccaaactgctcctgctgatcactgctatgctggacctgaagatgtggcctgtgatgtctgcactgggagaaaacggaaatctctcaagtcctgtttgaattgtttggcctcttattgtgaaaaacacctccagcatcatcttcagtcccctccattgaagaagcacaatctggtggagccctcggagaagctccaggagaacatctgctcttgtcacgacgaggtgaagaagatgttctgccgcactgatcagcagtgtatctgttatctctgctctgtggaggaacataaagaccacgacacagtgtcagctgcagcagaaaggactgagaggcagagagagctcgggctgaggagacaaacaatccagcagagagtccaggacgcAGAGAAAGacatgaagctgcttcaacagaaGGAGGCcttcaatggctctgctgataaagcagtggaggacagtgaggagatcttcactgagatgatccgtctgctggagaaaagaagctctgatgtggagcagcagatcagatcccagcaggaaactgaagtgagtcgagtcagagaacTTcatgagagactggagcaggagatcactgagctgaagaggaaagtccatgaactgaagcagctctcagacacagaggatcacaaccagtttctacacaactacccctcactgtcaccactcagtgaatctacacactcatccagcatcaggatctgtcctctgaggaactttgaggaagtgacagcagctgtctcacaggtcagaggtcgactacaggacattctgagtgagacagagacagagatttcacagattgtgtctcaagtggatgttttactgcgggaaccagagccagagaccagagctgacttcttaaaatattcacagaaaaacacactggatccaaacacagcaaacagactTCTGTTATTAtcagagggaaaaagaaaagtaaaacgtATGAGTAAACAACAGtattattctgatcacccagacagattcactgtttggagtcaggtcctgagtagagagagtctgactggacgttgttactgggaggtggaggtgggggtgaaAGGAGCAGTttatgtagcagtcacatacaagaatatccgcagagcaggaaactcagatgaatgtagatttggattcaatgataaatcttggtcattatgtTGTTATGGAAACTTGTATAGCTTTAATTACAACAGCATCAGTATTCCAGTGCCAGGTCTttggtcctccagagtaggagtgtacctggatcacagagcaggtgttctgtccttctacagcgtctctgacaccatgactctcctccgcagagtccagaccacattcactcagcctctctatgctggagttaggctTCATTGTTCTGGATCCagagctgagttctgtaaactcaaatag
- the LOC133008636 gene encoding tumor protein p53-inducible protein 11-like, with protein sequence MVSKPHPPLMKKHSQTDLISRLKSRKILGVGGEDDDGEVHRSKISQMLGNEMKFAVREPIGLRVWILISAVGFTAVALMALVFPNQLYEVAFEEELSSPSISIRLYGGALLSLSLIMWNGLYTAEKIIIQWTLLSEACYFAVQFLVTSITLMEIGILPHAAMILLLSRVFFLAVTMAYYYHLGRKQKKI encoded by the exons ATGGTGTCTAAACCTCACCCTCCTCTAATGAAGAAGCACAGTCAGACGGACTTGATAAGCCGCCTGAAGAGCCGGAAGATCCTTGGAGTCGgtggtgaggatgatgatggtgaagttcACCGCTCAAAG ATCAGTCAGATGCTGGGAAATGAGATGAAGTTTGCAGTGCGAGAACCAATCGGGCTGAG GGTGTGGATCCTCATCTCTGCAGTGGGTTTCACAGCTGTGGCCTTGATG GCCCTGGTGTTCCCTAACCAACTATACGAAGTTGCTTTTGAGGAGGAACTCTCCTCGCccagcatctccattcgccttTATGGAGGAGCTCTGCTCA GCTTGTCCCTCATCATGTGGAATGGTCTGTACACAGCAGAGAAGATCATCATCCAGTGGACTCTGCTCAGTGAAGCCTGCTACTTCGCCGTCCAGTTTCTAG TGACATCCATCACATTAATGGAGATTGGGATCCTGCCCCATGCTGCCATGATCCTGCTCCTCAGCCGAGTGTTCTTCCTGGCGGTCACCATGGCCTACTATTACCACCTGGGCCGTAAGCAGAAGAAGATCTGA